A single genomic interval of Gemmatimonadota bacterium harbors:
- a CDS encoding aldo/keto reductase: protein MIEKATLEVPRRRWGKTELSIPVIPFGTQGFGNNFGPVTDDEAADLIRFAVDIGVNHFDCARCYGDSLRKLGLAIKQGVVGRDEIIISGRVCCHSAAKWGGYGDGDPDYSTEHALADIEDQLEILGIDHFDVLFIHDPWSIEATLVSGGTLEGLEKARERGWVNFIGYGMRPHDFHLAQMESGRTDCFLCFGDHNLLRQTISEDILPAAAERDLGVMNGWSIMRGYLTGAPVENFAPRDRWREDHERAENMRLWCEERGYDLLELTLQFCIRETRIHGNPIGSLNKAQLEANVRAACATVSDEVFEEFFAAGL from the coding sequence ATGATTGAAAAAGCCACTCTTGAAGTCCCGCGTCGTCGCTGGGGCAAAACAGAACTTTCTATTCCCGTTATTCCCTTTGGTACGCAGGGGTTTGGCAATAATTTTGGTCCTGTTACCGATGATGAGGCAGCAGACCTCATTCGGTTTGCGGTGGATATTGGTGTCAATCACTTCGATTGTGCGCGGTGTTATGGCGATTCGCTTCGAAAGCTCGGTCTTGCGATTAAGCAGGGCGTTGTCGGGCGCGATGAGATCATTATTAGTGGGCGCGTTTGCTGTCACAGTGCCGCGAAGTGGGGGGGATATGGAGATGGAGACCCGGATTACTCAACTGAGCACGCGCTTGCCGATATAGAAGACCAGCTCGAGATTTTGGGGATTGATCATTTCGATGTGCTTTTTATTCACGATCCGTGGAGTATCGAGGCTACGCTGGTTTCGGGGGGTACGCTTGAGGGATTGGAAAAGGCGCGAGAGCGGGGGTGGGTCAATTTTATTGGATATGGGATGCGGCCCCACGATTTTCATCTGGCGCAGATGGAATCCGGGCGCACGGATTGTTTTCTGTGTTTTGGGGATCACAATCTTTTGCGGCAAACTATTAGTGAAGATATTTTGCCCGCTGCGGCGGAGCGCGATCTGGGTGTGATGAATGGCTGGTCGATTATGCGCGGTTATCTCACGGGCGCGCCTGTGGAAAATTTTGCGCCCCGTGACCGCTGGCGAGAAGATCACGAGCGCGCTGAGAATATGCGCCTGTGGTGCGAAGAACGCGGGTACGACTTGCTCGAACTCACCCTGCAATTCTGTATTCGTGAGACCCGCATCCACGGCAATCCGATCGGTAGCCTGAATAAGGCGCAACTCGAAGCCAATGTGCGCGCGGCGTGTGCAACGGTTTCCGATGAGGTGTTCGAAGAGTTTTTCGCCGCAGGGCTTTAG
- a CDS encoding DUF2237 domain-containing protein produces the protein MNRGKNVLGEDLEDCCTDPMTGFFRDGCCRTGPGDLGLHILCAEMTEEFLAFSQSAGNDLSTPVPELRFPGLVPGDRWCLCVQRWVEALNAGFAPPVYLSGTHISTLEFVDLDTLKEYALDNGDPLI, from the coding sequence ATGAACCGCGGTAAAAATGTTTTGGGCGAGGATCTCGAGGATTGTTGTACCGATCCTATGACGGGTTTTTTTAGAGATGGATGTTGTCGCACGGGTCCGGGTGATCTGGGGTTGCACATTCTCTGTGCGGAGATGACGGAAGAATTTTTGGCTTTTTCCCAGTCTGCGGGCAATGATTTGAGTACGCCTGTGCCCGAATTGCGCTTTCCCGGTCTCGTGCCGGGCGATCGCTGGTGTTTGTGTGTTCAGCGCTGGGTTGAAGCTCTCAATGCGGGGTTTGCTCCTCCCGTTTATCTTTCGGGGACGCATATTTCCACGCTTGAGTTTGTCGATTTGGATACGCTGAAGGAATATGCACTGGATAATGGAGACCCTTTGATATGA
- a CDS encoding sulfatase encodes MASNVILIFGDQWRAQSFGYAGNTCVQTPHIDRLASQSINATHAVSGCSVCCPARASLLTGQYPLTHGVFVNDVHLSDRAVSLAQAFKNAGYDTAYVGKWHVNANGRSNYIPPENRQGFDYWKVLECTHSYNNSFYYANDSDEKLTWEGYDAIAQTRDVQEYIQNHNSDNPFLLVLSWGPPHAPYETAPEKYRAMYRPEDVPLRENVPPESEANAREWIAGYYAHCTALDDCMGDLLQSLDDKGIADDTLLLFFSDHGDMLGSQGSAKKQQPWEESIRIPFLLRWPAQFGLEGREISDPIDIPDIMPTLLGLCGIDVPDTVEGLDFSDYLMGGESPSDGAALLQCPQPFGQWTRDRGGREYRGLRTGQYTYVRSLDGPWLLYDNEADPFQLSNLINDPECADLCSELDAWLQRRLDEGGDDFLPGADYVRQWGYTVNESGTVPYTN; translated from the coding sequence ATGGCCAGTAATGTCATTCTCATTTTTGGCGATCAGTGGCGCGCTCAGTCGTTTGGTTATGCCGGCAATACCTGTGTGCAGACGCCGCATATCGACCGTCTCGCGTCTCAAAGTATTAATGCGACACACGCGGTTTCGGGGTGTTCGGTTTGTTGCCCGGCGCGGGCGTCTTTGCTGACGGGGCAATATCCGCTGACGCATGGCGTTTTTGTCAATGATGTGCATTTGAGCGATAGGGCTGTTAGTCTGGCACAGGCTTTTAAGAATGCGGGATACGATACCGCTTATGTGGGCAAATGGCATGTGAATGCAAATGGGCGATCCAATTATATTCCGCCCGAGAATCGGCAGGGGTTTGATTATTGGAAGGTGCTGGAGTGTACGCACAGTTACAATAATTCTTTTTATTATGCCAATGATTCCGACGAGAAGCTCACATGGGAGGGATACGACGCGATTGCACAGACGCGTGATGTGCAAGAGTACATCCAGAATCACAACTCGGATAATCCCTTTTTGCTCGTGCTTTCATGGGGCCCACCGCACGCGCCTTATGAGACTGCACCGGAAAAATACCGCGCGATGTATCGCCCCGAGGATGTGCCGCTGCGCGAGAATGTGCCGCCAGAATCGGAAGCAAATGCCCGAGAATGGATTGCGGGTTATTACGCCCACTGCACTGCGCTGGACGATTGTATGGGTGATTTGCTTCAGTCACTGGACGATAAGGGGATAGCCGACGATACGCTTTTGCTCTTTTTTTCGGATCACGGCGATATGCTCGGTTCACAGGGGAGTGCGAAGAAGCAACAGCCCTGGGAAGAGTCTATTCGCATTCCGTTTTTGTTGCGATGGCCAGCGCAATTTGGGTTGGAGGGTCGCGAGATTTCTGATCCTATTGATATTCCCGATATTATGCCTACGCTTTTGGGGCTTTGTGGGATTGATGTTCCCGATACGGTTGAGGGTCTGGATTTTTCGGATTATCTTATGGGAGGTGAGAGTCCCTCTGATGGTGCCGCGCTTTTACAATGTCCGCAGCCTTTTGGACAGTGGACGCGCGATAGGGGAGGGCGCGAATATCGCGGCTTGCGGACGGGGCAATACACATATGTCCGTTCGCTCGATGGGCCGTGGTTGCTCTATGATAATGAGGCTGATCCTTTTCAGTTGAGCAATCTTATTAATGATCCCGAATGCGCGGATTTGTGTAGCGAGTTGGATGCCTGGCTCCAGCGTCGTCTCGATGAGGGTGGCGATGATTTTCTGCCTGGGGCGGACTATGTTCGGCAATGGGGATATACGGTGAATGAGAGCGGTACTGTGCCATATACAAATTAA
- a CDS encoding DUF5686 family protein, with product MKKQTMTTRWVWLFAFLFFATQVQAKVIQGTVTDASTGEPLPAATVHVLGAYDGTISNTEGKYVLSLRSLPAVVEVRYIGYRSQQYQVTEDAADVRDFALEPVPIELETLVVTAEDMGPNIMRKVIAQKQTWWDSLETFRVEAYSRFVLYKDTEIVAIVESLSDGFWDQKKGWREVVKDKRETENLDLGIALPAAAGVNLYDDETKIFGHNLIGVTHPDALAHYDFVLTGRRKMDDRIIYDIDVKPKHSLKTAFNGRVAVLDSVYALVEVELTPNRAFLFPPPVREFTIAMRQQFSNFGGDYYLPVGYQSDINVKVGMVGLKFPPFERQRISRLTGYEVNVALPDSLYDQDRIVVVDSMRVEQDSLLVQTGLAVPLDDIEQEAYARIDSTMTLDKAYEPKGFLARFVKEDEEKEKKDGEKGRKLPFRFKPEVWFNRVDGWHLGSKVSSRSSQSRAAFAGGGAYNFGLKRWSFDGKATVRWGTDKKGFVSLEGFRGTDTRYRSRLYDRFKVSLQQIEGLEDYFDFFWREGVRGTAGYRFGHPRKAGVRLSGGVTVAQHSSVEKTTDWH from the coding sequence TTGAAAAAACAGACTATGACAACACGATGGGTCTGGCTATTTGCCTTTCTTTTCTTCGCTACGCAGGTGCAGGCAAAGGTGATTCAGGGCACTGTGACCGATGCGTCAACAGGAGAGCCGCTTCCCGCTGCGACGGTGCATGTTCTTGGGGCTTATGATGGTACGATTTCAAATACCGAGGGGAAGTATGTGCTGTCTTTGCGCTCTCTTCCCGCGGTGGTGGAGGTGCGCTATATCGGCTATCGGTCGCAGCAATACCAGGTGACGGAGGACGCAGCCGATGTGCGCGATTTTGCCCTGGAGCCAGTGCCGATTGAGTTGGAGACGCTCGTGGTGACGGCTGAGGATATGGGTCCCAATATTATGCGTAAGGTCATCGCGCAGAAGCAAACGTGGTGGGATAGTCTGGAGACGTTTCGCGTTGAGGCTTATTCGCGGTTTGTTTTGTACAAAGATACTGAGATTGTCGCGATTGTCGAGAGCTTGTCCGATGGTTTTTGGGATCAAAAAAAAGGGTGGCGGGAGGTCGTTAAGGACAAACGGGAGACAGAGAATTTGGATTTGGGGATTGCACTGCCCGCGGCTGCGGGTGTGAATTTGTACGATGATGAGACGAAAATCTTCGGTCATAATTTGATCGGTGTTACGCATCCCGATGCATTGGCGCACTATGATTTTGTGCTCACAGGTCGTCGCAAAATGGATGATCGCATTATTTACGATATTGATGTGAAACCCAAACACAGTCTCAAGACGGCTTTTAATGGTCGCGTGGCTGTGCTCGATAGTGTGTACGCGCTCGTGGAGGTGGAATTGACGCCAAATCGGGCGTTTTTGTTTCCGCCGCCTGTTCGCGAATTTACCATTGCTATGCGCCAGCAGTTTAGCAATTTCGGTGGTGATTACTATTTGCCGGTGGGCTATCAGTCGGATATAAATGTTAAAGTCGGAATGGTTGGTTTAAAATTTCCGCCTTTTGAGAGGCAGCGCATTTCTCGTTTGACGGGGTATGAGGTGAATGTCGCGTTGCCCGATTCGCTTTATGATCAGGATCGCATCGTGGTGGTTGATTCTATGCGTGTTGAGCAGGATAGTTTACTGGTTCAAACAGGACTCGCCGTGCCGTTGGATGATATTGAGCAAGAGGCTTATGCGCGCATTGACAGCACGATGACGCTGGATAAAGCGTATGAGCCGAAGGGGTTTTTAGCGCGTTTTGTGAAGGAGGATGAAGAAAAAGAAAAGAAGGACGGTGAGAAGGGGCGCAAGTTGCCGTTTCGATTCAAACCCGAGGTGTGGTTCAATCGCGTGGATGGTTGGCATTTAGGTTCTAAGGTTTCTTCGAGATCGAGTCAAAGCCGAGCGGCTTTTGCAGGTGGAGGTGCGTATAATTTTGGTTTGAAACGATGGTCATTTGACGGCAAGGCAACGGTGCGCTGGGGGACGGACAAAAAAGGTTTTGTTTCGCTTGAGGGTTTTCGCGGGACCGATACGCGCTATCGCTCGAGACTGTACGACCGATTCAAGGTCAGTTTGCAGCAGATTGAAGGTTTAGAGGATTATTTTGATTTTTTCTGGCGCGAAGGTGTAAGGGGCACCGCGGGCTATCGGTTTGGTCATCCGCGAAAGGCGGGTGTGCGGTTGAGCGGTGGGGTAACTGTCGCGCAACACAGTTCGGTGGAGAAGACGACGGATTGGCATTGA